A DNA window from Streptococcus parapneumoniae contains the following coding sequences:
- a CDS encoding CPBP family intramembrane glutamic endopeptidase: protein MKKRIIQILLALSLIFYKSTWFWGLFNYLAKPYLPASREFFQILLLMESGVLLSAVIYLLVFAGKKIFHFKWQLRYFIYLLLGYIISYMSDFLLSYFIPSSSNQISLNETIEMIGRQELPYFLLIACFIGPIAEELIYRGVLMTTFFKNSPWYGDVLLSAIIFGYIHINFALTPLAFFIYASGGLILALLYRMTKSLYYPILVHIFINIAAFWNVWLLLFSGS from the coding sequence ATGAAAAAACGGATTATTCAGATTTTACTAGCATTGTCCCTAATTTTTTACAAATCAACTTGGTTTTGGGGGCTTTTCAATTATCTCGCAAAGCCCTATCTACCAGCAAGTCGTGAATTTTTTCAGATTCTGCTTTTGATGGAGAGTGGAGTTCTTTTGTCAGCAGTTATCTATCTACTAGTTTTTGCAGGAAAGAAAATTTTTCATTTCAAGTGGCAGCTGAGGTATTTTATCTATCTTTTACTGGGCTACATCATTTCGTATATGTCGGACTTCCTCTTGTCTTATTTCATACCCTCGTCTTCAAATCAAATTTCTTTGAATGAAACGATAGAAATGATAGGAAGACAGGAATTACCCTATTTCTTGCTCATAGCTTGCTTCATCGGCCCTATTGCTGAGGAATTGATTTATCGCGGTGTGCTTATGACAACCTTTTTCAAAAACTCGCCTTGGTACGGAGATGTCTTGCTTTCTGCTATTATTTTCGGTTATATTCATATCAATTTTGCTTTAACTCCTCTTGCTTTTTTCATTTATGCTAGCGGAGGGCTTATTTTAGCTCTATTGTATCGCATGACAAAAAGTCTCTACTATCCAATACTAGTTCATATTTTCATCAATATCGCTGCCTTCTGGAATGTGTGGTTACTCCTATTTTCAGGAAGTTAG
- the aguB gene encoding N-carbamoylputrescine amidase: MRNVRVAAIQMQCAKDVATNIQTAERLVRQATEQGAQIILLPELFERPYFCQERQYDYYQYAQSVTDNTAIQHFKTIAKELKVVLPISFYEKDGNVLYNSIAVIDADGEVLGVYRKTHIPDDHYYQEKFYFTPGNTGFKVWDTRYAKIGIGICWDQWFPETARCLALNGAELLFYPTAIGSEPILDTDSCGHWQRTMQGHAAANIVPVIAANRYGLEEVTPSEENGGQSSSLDFYGSSFITDETGAILEKAERQGEAVLLATYDLDKGASERLNWGLFRDRRPEMYQRITD; this comes from the coding sequence ATGAGAAATGTAAGAGTTGCAGCCATTCAGATGCAATGCGCTAAGGATGTGGCAACAAATATCCAAACCGCAGAGCGTTTAGTACGTCAGGCTACAGAACAAGGTGCACAAATTATTCTCTTGCCCGAGTTGTTTGAACGTCCCTATTTCTGTCAGGAACGTCAGTATGACTACTACCAGTATGCCCAGTCGGTGACAGACAATACAGCTATTCAGCATTTTAAAACCATTGCCAAGGAGCTAAAGGTCGTTTTACCGATCAGTTTCTATGAAAAAGATGGCAATGTCTTGTATAACTCTATTGCCGTTATTGATGCAGATGGGGAAGTGCTGGGCGTTTATCGGAAAACCCACATACCAGATGACCATTATTATCAAGAAAAATTTTATTTCACACCTGGCAACACTGGTTTCAAGGTCTGGGATACTCGCTATGCCAAGATTGGTATCGGTATCTGTTGGGATCAATGGTTCCCCGAAACGGCCCGCTGTCTTGCATTGAATGGTGCTGAATTGCTTTTTTATCCTACAGCCATCGGTTCAGAGCCGATTTTGGATACAGATAGTTGTGGTCATTGGCAACGTACCATGCAAGGACACGCAGCAGCAAATATTGTTCCAGTCATCGCAGCCAATCGTTATGGATTAGAGGAAGTCACTCCAAGTGAGGAAAATGGTGGACAGAGTTCCAGTCTTGACTTCTACGGTTCCTCCTTTATAACGGATGAAACAGGAGCTATTCTAGAGAAAGCTGAAAGACAAGGCGAAGCTGTTCTATTAGCCACTTATGACCTAGACAAGGGAGCAAGCGAACGCCTAAACTGGGGCTTGTTTCGAGATAGAAGACCCGAAATGTATCAACGAATTACGGACTAG
- a CDS encoding ABC transporter permease, which translates to MIHTIQADFYRLFRSKGFWITEFILFLLMLMGAIFGATGQLMAIQTEEPDIPIQGWNGIQALINASSQGSNLVFLCIVLACLVLGVDLIGKLYKNNLTVGVSRTEFFLAKAFVLACIGLSQLIIGLVIAFIPATILNGLGTMPDGFIGNLLITISLQFLCLLAWLSIVSFILYVSHSYLAVFIGYFVSSILLSMPMLFFPNIKILPYLSLQFSYAMTANSESIFYTLIVTLAVIVIFNIGGLTVFKKKSL; encoded by the coding sequence ATGATACATACCATTCAAGCAGACTTTTACCGTCTTTTCCGTTCCAAAGGATTCTGGATTACAGAGTTCATTCTCTTTTTACTCATGTTAATGGGGGCTATTTTTGGGGCTACGGGTCAACTAATGGCAATCCAGACAGAAGAACCAGATATACCAATCCAAGGTTGGAATGGTATACAAGCACTTATTAACGCGTCTAGTCAAGGTTCAAACCTCGTTTTTCTCTGCATCGTCCTAGCCTGCCTCGTGCTTGGAGTTGATTTAATCGGCAAACTCTATAAAAATAATTTAACAGTGGGTGTTTCTCGTACCGAGTTTTTCCTTGCCAAAGCCTTTGTATTGGCTTGCATTGGACTTTCTCAACTCATCATCGGTCTCGTGATTGCCTTTATTCCAGCAACTATCTTAAATGGATTGGGAACTATGCCTGATGGCTTTATTGGCAATCTACTGATAACCATTTCCCTTCAATTCCTTTGCCTCCTTGCTTGGCTTTCCATTGTTTCCTTTATTCTCTATGTGAGTCATTCTTATCTTGCAGTATTTATTGGTTATTTTGTCAGCTCTATCTTACTTTCTATGCCAATGCTCTTTTTTCCAAATATCAAAATTTTACCATATTTGTCCTTGCAATTTTCCTATGCTATGACTGCTAATAGTGAATCCATTTTCTATACACTTATAGTTACCTTAGCTGTTATTGTAATCTTTAATATAGGTGGACTGACAGTTTTCAAAAAGAAAAGTCTATAA
- a CDS encoding Cof-type HAD-IIB family hydrolase, whose amino-acid sequence MIKLLALDMDGTLLNEAKEIPQAHITAIHQAIEKGVKLVLCTGRPLFGVLPYYKKLGLNLQNEYVIVNNGCSTHQTSDWSLVDWQELSPADIKYLYDLAEKSDVQLTLFDETHYFVLGGKPNQVIQNDAKLVFSDLTEISLEEATSGKFRMFQGMFLGTESQTDDFEQRFAEELCQRFSGVRSQPVIYEAMPLGTTKATALSRLADILKIDSSEIMAMGDANNDIEMLQFAGLGIAMGNASDHVKSLADAVTVSNEEDGVARAIEKYIL is encoded by the coding sequence ATGATTAAACTACTAGCCTTGGATATGGACGGAACCCTCCTCAATGAAGCCAAGGAAATCCCACAAGCTCATATTACTGCTATTCACCAAGCTATTGAAAAAGGTGTCAAACTGGTTCTCTGTACAGGTCGCCCGCTTTTCGGTGTCCTCCCCTACTATAAAAAATTGGGACTTAACCTCCAGAATGAATATGTTATTGTTAACAACGGTTGTTCAACTCACCAGACCAGTGATTGGAGTCTGGTTGATTGGCAAGAACTTAGTCCAGCAGACATCAAATATCTCTATGACCTAGCTGAAAAAAGTGATGTTCAGTTGACTCTTTTTGACGAGACACATTATTTTGTCCTCGGTGGCAAGCCCAATCAAGTCATTCAAAATGATGCCAAACTAGTCTTTTCAGACCTGACTGAAATTTCTCTTGAGGAAGCGACTAGTGGCAAGTTTCGTATGTTCCAAGGTATGTTTTTAGGAACAGAGAGCCAAACAGACGATTTTGAGCAACGTTTTGCTGAGGAACTCTGTCAACGATTTAGTGGAGTTCGTTCGCAGCCTGTCATTTATGAAGCTATGCCACTTGGTACGACAAAGGCTACTGCTCTTTCTCGACTAGCAGATATTTTGAAGATTGATTCCTCAGAGATTATGGCCATGGGCGATGCCAATAACGACATTGAAATGCTCCAGTTTGCCGGCCTCGGTATTGCTATGGGAAATGCTAGTGACCATGTCAAATCTCTTGCGGATGCTGTTACAGTAAGCAACGAAGAAGACGGTGTTGCGCGTGCCATTGAGAAATATATTTTATAG
- a CDS encoding AraC family transcriptional regulator encodes MFIFYPQLLYLFIIPYFRSFPKRKKEHPILLHYLHYLPFSSQSYFQNQFKKITGYTPLQYRKEKR; translated from the coding sequence ATGTTCATCTTCTACCCCCAACTTCTTTATCTTTTCATTATACCATATTTTAGAAGTTTTCCAAAAAGGAAAAAAGAACATCCTATTCTTCTTCACTATCTTCACTATCTGCCTTTCTCAAGCCAATCTTATTTTCAAAATCAATTCAAAAAAATAACTGGCTACACACCACTCCAGTATCGGAAAGAAAAACGATGA
- a CDS encoding LysR family transcriptional regulator produces MNIQQLRYVVAIANSGTFREAAEKMYVSQPSLSISVRDLEKELGFKIFRRTSSGTFLTRRGMEFYEKAQELVKGFDIFQNQYANPEEEKDEFSIASQHYDFLPPTITAFSERYPDYKNFRIFESTTVQILDEVAQGHSEIGIIYLNNQNKKGIMQRVEKLGLEVIELIPFYTHIYLREGHSLAQKEELVMEDLADLPTVRFTQEKDEYLYYSENFVDTSASSQMFNVTDRATLNGILERTDAYATGSGFLDSDSVNGITVIRLKDNLDNRMVYVKREEVELSQAGTLFVEVMQEYFDQKRKS; encoded by the coding sequence ATGAACATTCAACAATTACGCTATGTTGTTGCCATTGCCAATAGTGGTACTTTCCGTGAAGCTGCTGAAAAGATGTATGTAAGCCAGCCGAGTCTATCTATTTCTGTTCGTGATTTGGAAAAAGAGTTGGGTTTTAAGATTTTCCGTCGGACCAGCTCAGGGACTTTCTTGACTCGTCGTGGTATGGAATTCTATGAAAAAGCGCAAGAATTGGTTAAAGGATTTGATATTTTTCAAAATCAGTATGCTAATCCTGAAGAAGAAAAAGATGAATTTTCCATTGCTAGCCAGCACTATGACTTCTTGCCACCAACTATTACGGCCTTTTCAGAGCGCTATCCTGATTACAAAAATTTCCGTATTTTTGAGTCTACTACAGTTCAAATACTTGATGAAGTAGCTCAGGGGCACAGTGAGATTGGGATTATCTACCTCAACAATCAAAATAAAAAGGGGATTATGCAACGGGTTGAAAAGCTAGGCCTGGAGGTCATTGAATTGATTCCCTTCTATACCCACATTTATCTCCGTGAGGGGCATTCTTTGGCTCAGAAAGAGGAATTGGTTATGGAGGATTTAGCGGATCTACCAACGGTTCGTTTCACTCAAGAGAAAGATGAGTACCTTTATTATTCAGAGAACTTTGTTGATACTAGTGCGAGCTCACAGATGTTTAATGTGACAGACCGTGCTACCTTGAATGGTATTTTGGAGCGGACGGACGCCTATGCGACAGGTTCTGGATTTTTAGATAGTGACAGTGTCAATGGGATTACAGTTATTCGTCTCAAGGATAACCTAGATAATCGCATGGTCTATGTTAAACGTGAAGAAGTGGAGCTCAGTCAAGCTGGGACTCTCTTCGTAGAAGTCATGCAAGAATATTTTGATCAAAAGAGGAAATCATGA
- a CDS encoding ABC transporter ATP-binding protein, which produces MKTVLDIHGLSKNFDKQAILQDLHLTIREGDIYGLIGKNGAGKTTLIKIITQLLFADKGTVSLFSSQSENEWTKALSRVGSVIESPVAHNHLTAYQNLKYYCMIRHIPNADQVIRETLDYVGLADTGKKVFRDFSLGMKQRLGIAIALLSKPDFLILDEPINGLDPIGIKEFRLMIQRLNQEKGITILISSHILSELYLLANRFGILDQGKVIREISKAEFETLSEDYIVLKTADQEKACQVLKEQIQLQFKVVNPENEIHIFGQEQDVKQILKELTLADVAIDEIYYARQNLEEYFTQLVE; this is translated from the coding sequence ATGAAAACAGTACTCGACATTCATGGATTGTCCAAAAACTTTGACAAACAAGCTATCCTTCAGGATCTTCATCTAACGATAAGAGAGGGAGATATTTATGGACTTATTGGGAAGAATGGAGCTGGGAAAACCACCTTAATCAAAATCATTACGCAACTACTCTTTGCGGATAAAGGAACTGTTTCCCTCTTTTCTAGTCAATCGGAAAATGAGTGGACCAAGGCCCTATCTCGAGTAGGTTCAGTGATAGAATCACCTGTAGCTCATAATCATTTAACAGCCTACCAAAATCTGAAATATTACTGTATGATTCGTCATATTCCAAATGCTGATCAAGTCATTCGTGAAACCCTGGACTATGTAGGTTTGGCAGATACAGGTAAAAAAGTCTTTCGTGATTTCTCGCTAGGAATGAAACAAAGACTTGGTATCGCCATTGCCCTTCTATCCAAACCAGACTTCCTAATCTTAGATGAACCTATCAACGGTCTCGACCCAATCGGTATCAAAGAGTTTCGTCTGATGATTCAACGGCTCAATCAAGAGAAAGGGATCACCATTCTCATCTCTAGCCATATCTTGTCAGAACTCTATCTCCTAGCTAATCGCTTTGGTATTTTAGATCAAGGCAAGGTTATCCGTGAAATCAGCAAGGCTGAATTTGAAACACTAAGTGAGGATTACATTGTTCTTAAGACAGCTGATCAAGAGAAAGCTTGTCAAGTATTGAAAGAACAAATCCAGCTCCAGTTCAAGGTTGTTAATCCTGAAAATGAAATCCATATCTTTGGTCAGGAACAAGATGTCAAACAGATTCTCAAGGAATTAACCTTGGCAGATGTTGCCATTGACGAGATTTACTATGCTCGTCAAAACCTAGAAGAATACTTCACTCAATTGGTCGAATAG
- a CDS encoding HAMP domain-containing sensor histidine kinase has protein sequence MTYMIIFVLLVLLIILSITLIRYHLALKNLSQQIEDKILTGSMKRVGVSIFSKHFLHLYQQIENLFQEVEQSRLVMKREKQTLDMAISNIAHDIRTPLTIASGYTQQLIKSPEDKAETLQKIAQHLDLVSKRLEALLEYRRLMEGAVKPKLEEVDFSAFITKKTLAYYDVFQAANITLDFKVEDDLKMRTDEDLLDRILQNLLGNVLKHGKEEARLSLRKEKEQLVLEIANLVKQPIRRIENLSNRFYSENLSDTEESSGLGLYITEELCHLLGAEMKLGTDGQWLSVFIYF, from the coding sequence ATGACCTACATGATAATTTTTGTCCTACTAGTACTCCTAATTATTTTATCGATTACATTGATTCGCTACCATCTAGCACTTAAAAACTTGAGTCAACAGATTGAAGACAAGATTCTCACAGGTAGTATGAAAAGAGTCGGAGTCAGCATTTTTTCCAAACATTTTTTACACCTCTATCAGCAGATTGAGAATCTATTTCAGGAAGTGGAACAATCTCGATTGGTTATGAAAAGGGAAAAACAGACTCTGGATATGGCCATCAGCAATATTGCCCATGATATTCGGACCCCTCTGACTATCGCTTCAGGCTACACCCAACAATTGATAAAGTCTCCTGAAGACAAAGCAGAAACCTTACAAAAAATAGCCCAGCATCTTGATTTAGTTTCCAAACGTTTGGAGGCTCTCCTAGAATACCGTCGTTTGATGGAAGGAGCTGTCAAACCGAAACTGGAAGAAGTGGATTTTTCAGCTTTTATCACCAAAAAGACTCTGGCTTATTATGATGTTTTTCAGGCGGCAAATATCACGCTTGATTTTAAGGTTGAAGATGATTTAAAAATGAGGACTGATGAAGACTTGCTGGATAGAATTTTACAAAATCTGCTTGGAAATGTCCTCAAACATGGCAAGGAAGAAGCGCGGCTATCTTTGAGAAAGGAAAAGGAACAGCTTGTCTTAGAGATTGCAAACCTTGTCAAACAGCCCATCAGAAGAATAGAAAATCTCAGCAACCGTTTTTATTCTGAAAATCTATCTGATACGGAAGAATCCTCTGGTTTAGGTCTTTATATCACTGAGGAATTATGTCATCTTCTCGGTGCAGAGATGAAACTAGGAACAGATGGGCAATGGTTGTCGGTTTTCATTTACTTTTAA
- a CDS encoding response regulator transcription factor: protein MARILVIEDNSDIQEILRTLLTEEHEVIQAFSGTEGIMRFDQGGIDLVLLDIMLPGKNGDQVLKAIREQSQTPVIMLTALSDKRLISQYLLDGANDYIVKPFDLDEVFARVTVQLRQSVEKHPMEIGKTEHLPQNLKNIQFDAESFEIKNSQETIRLAKKECLILQTLLKHPKKIFTKEELYELVWEDSYLPGDNTLNTHLSNLRKKFNHLDPTQEYIETIWGVGVRLKGDKQ, encoded by the coding sequence ATGGCTAGGATATTGGTTATTGAAGACAATAGTGACATTCAAGAGATTTTGCGGACACTTCTTACTGAGGAGCATGAGGTGATTCAAGCCTTTTCAGGAACTGAAGGAATCATGCGTTTTGACCAAGGTGGGATTGACCTCGTTTTGCTAGATATCATGCTTCCTGGGAAAAATGGAGATCAGGTTTTAAAAGCCATCAGGGAACAAAGTCAAACTCCAGTCATTATGCTAACGGCTTTGAGCGATAAGAGGCTAATCAGTCAATACCTCTTAGACGGTGCCAATGATTACATAGTCAAACCTTTTGATTTGGACGAAGTCTTTGCCAGAGTTACTGTTCAATTACGCCAAAGTGTAGAAAAACATCCTATGGAAATAGGAAAAACTGAACATCTGCCACAAAATTTGAAAAATATCCAGTTTGATGCAGAAAGTTTTGAAATCAAAAATAGTCAGGAAACCATTCGCCTTGCCAAGAAAGAATGCTTGATTCTCCAAACTCTCCTTAAACACCCTAAGAAAATTTTTACAAAAGAAGAACTTTATGAATTGGTCTGGGAGGATAGCTATCTACCTGGAGATAATACCCTCAATACGCATTTGAGTAATCTGCGTAAAAAATTTAACCATCTGGATCCAACTCAAGAATATATTGAAACCATTTGGGGAGTTGGTGTAAGATTAAAAGGAGACAAGCAATGA
- the nspC gene encoding carboxynorspermidine decarboxylase has protein sequence MKLEQVPTPAYVIDLAKLEANCRILQYIQEETGCKVLLAQKAYSLYKTYHLISQYLSGTTASGLHEAKLAREEFPGEVHVFAPAFKDTDLEELLEITDHIVFNSERQLRKHGARCREAGVSVGLRLNPQCSTQGDHALYDPCAPGSRFGVTLDKIPSDLLDLVDGLHFHTLCEQGSDDLETTLKAVEAQFGSYLHEVKWLNMGGGHHITREGYDVDLLISEIKRIRETYNLEVYIEPGEAIALNAGYLATEVLDIVENGMEILVLDASATCHMPDVLEMPYRPPLRNGFEAQEKAHTYRLSSNTCLTGDVIGDYSFENPVQIGDRLYFEDMAIYSFVKNNTFNGIGLPSLYLMDEQGDCSLVKSFGYQDFKGRLS, from the coding sequence ATGAAGTTAGAACAAGTACCAACACCAGCTTACGTCATTGACTTGGCCAAGTTAGAAGCAAACTGCCGCATTCTACAATATATACAAGAAGAGACCGGCTGCAAGGTCTTGCTTGCCCAGAAGGCTTATTCTCTCTACAAAACCTATCACTTGATTAGCCAGTATCTATCTGGTACAACTGCCAGTGGTCTTCATGAAGCCAAATTGGCAAGGGAAGAATTTCCTGGTGAAGTCCATGTCTTTGCGCCAGCTTTCAAGGATACAGACTTGGAGGAATTGCTGGAGATAACGGACCATATCGTTTTTAACTCTGAGAGACAATTGCGTAAACATGGGGCCCGTTGTCGGGAGGCTGGTGTAAGCGTGGGTTTACGTCTCAATCCTCAATGTTCAACACAGGGTGACCACGCGCTCTATGACCCTTGTGCACCTGGTTCTCGTTTTGGTGTTACACTAGATAAAATTCCTAGTGATTTGCTGGATTTGGTTGACGGCCTTCATTTTCACACCCTTTGCGAGCAAGGCTCGGATGATTTAGAGACAACTTTGAAAGCAGTAGAAGCGCAGTTTGGTTCGTACTTACATGAGGTCAAATGGCTCAATATGGGTGGTGGTCACCACATCACAAGAGAAGGTTACGATGTGGATTTGCTGATTTCAGAAATCAAGCGTATCCGAGAAACTTACAATCTTGAAGTCTATATCGAGCCCGGGGAAGCTATTGCGCTCAATGCAGGTTATCTAGCAACTGAGGTATTAGATATTGTCGAAAACGGTATGGAAATCTTGGTTTTAGATGCCTCTGCGACCTGCCATATGCCTGACGTACTTGAGATGCCCTATCGTCCACCTTTGAGAAATGGCTTTGAGGCACAGGAAAAAGCCCATACCTACAGACTTTCTTCCAATACTTGTCTGACGGGCGATGTGATTGGTGATTATAGCTTTGAAAATCCAGTCCAAATCGGAGACAGACTTTATTTCGAAGACATGGCCATTTATTCTTTTGTCAAAAATAATACCTTTAATGGTATTGGATTGCCAAGTCTCTATCTCATGGACGAGCAGGGTGACTGCAGCTTAGTCAAATCTTTTGGTTATCAAGACTTTAAAGGGAGATTATCATGA
- the aguA gene encoding agmatine deiminase — translation MMDSPKKLVYRMPAEYEPHHGTLMIWPTRPGSWPFQGKAAKRAFSQIIKTIAEGETVYLLVDQDYLAEAQSYLGDSVVYLDIPTNDAWARDTGPTILVNDKGQKLAVDWSFNAWGGAVDGLYKDYEDDDQVASRFAETLEMPVYDTKPFVLEGGAIHSDGQGTILVTESCLLSLGRNPHLSKEEIENTLLECLGADKVIWLPYGIYQDETNEHVDNVAAFVGPAELVLAWTDDESDPQYAMSKADFELLEQETDAKGRHFTIHKLPIPAVRQVVTEEDLPGYIYEEGEEERYAGERLAASYVNFYIANKAVLVPQFQDQNDQVALDILSKCFPDRKVVGIPARDILLGGGNIHCITQQIPE, via the coding sequence ATGATGGACAGTCCAAAAAAATTAGTCTATCGCATGCCAGCAGAGTACGAACCACACCATGGTACCCTCATGATATGGCCGACTCGACCAGGTTCATGGCCCTTTCAAGGAAAGGCTGCCAAAAGAGCTTTCAGCCAGATTATCAAGACCATAGCAGAAGGGGAAACAGTTTATCTTTTGGTGGATCAAGACTACTTAGCTGAAGCCCAATCCTACCTTGGAGATAGCGTTGTTTATTTAGACATTCCCACCAATGATGCCTGGGCGCGTGATACAGGTCCGACTATTCTTGTCAATGATAAAGGCCAGAAATTAGCCGTGGATTGGTCTTTCAATGCTTGGGGTGGAGCTGTTGATGGTCTTTATAAAGATTATGAAGATGATGACCAAGTAGCCAGTCGTTTTGCTGAGACCTTGGAAATGCCTGTTTACGATACTAAGCCTTTCGTCCTTGAAGGCGGAGCCATTCATAGCGATGGTCAAGGAACCATTCTTGTGACTGAAAGTTGCCTTCTCAGTCTTGGTCGCAATCCTCATCTTAGTAAGGAAGAAATCGAAAATACCTTATTAGAGTGCCTTGGCGCTGACAAAGTTATCTGGCTTCCTTATGGTATTTATCAGGACGAAACTAATGAACACGTTGACAACGTTGCAGCCTTTGTTGGTCCTGCAGAACTTGTCTTGGCTTGGACAGACGACGAAAGTGATCCTCAATATGCCATGTCAAAAGCAGATTTCGAGCTCTTAGAACAAGAGACAGATGCAAAAGGTCGTCACTTCACCATTCATAAATTGCCTATCCCTGCAGTTCGACAAGTTGTGACAGAAGAGGATTTGCCAGGCTACATCTATGAAGAAGGAGAAGAAGAGCGATACGCAGGTGAACGACTAGCAGCTTCCTACGTAAACTTTTATATCGCCAACAAGGCAGTCTTGGTTCCCCAGTTTCAAGATCAAAACGATCAAGTGGCCTTAGATATCCTCAGTAAGTGTTTCCCAGACCGTAAAGTTGTCGGAATTCCAGCCAGAGATATTCTCTTAGGTGGTGGCAATATCCACTGTATCACCCAACAAATCCCAGAATAG
- a CDS encoding saccharopine dehydrogenase family protein: MSRLLVIGCGGVAQVAISKICQDSETFKEIMIASRTKSKCDDLKSKLEGKTSTKIETAALDADKVEEVIALIESYKPEAVLNVALPYQDLTIMDACLATGVHYIDTANYEAEDTEDPEWRAIYEKRCKELGFTAYFDYSWQWAYQEKFKEAGLTALLGSGFDPGVTSVFSAYALKHYFDEIHYIDILDCNGGDHGYPFATNFNPEINLREVSAPGSYWEDGKWVEVEAMSIKREYDFPQVGQKDMYLLHHEEIESLAKNIPGVKRIRFFMTFGQSYLTHMKCLENVGLLRTDTINFNGQDIVPIQFLKALLPDPASLGPRTVGKTNIGCIFTGVKDGVEKTIYIYNVCDHQECYAEVGSQAISYTTGVPAMIGTKLVMNGTWKQAGVYNLEELDPDPFMEALNEYGLPWVVVENPQMVD, encoded by the coding sequence ATGAGTCGTTTACTAGTTATTGGATGTGGGGGCGTTGCCCAAGTTGCTATTTCAAAGATTTGCCAAGATAGCGAAACGTTTAAAGAAATTATGATTGCTAGCCGTACTAAGTCAAAATGCGATGACTTGAAATCGAAGCTAGAAGGTAAAACAAGTACAAAGATTGAGACTGCTGCACTTGATGCTGACAAGGTCGAAGAAGTCATTGCCTTGATCGAAAGCTATAAACCAGAAGCTGTTTTGAACGTAGCTTTACCATATCAAGATTTAACCATCATGGATGCTTGTTTGGCGACTGGAGTTCACTATATCGATACGGCCAACTACGAAGCAGAAGACACAGAAGACCCTGAGTGGCGTGCCATCTATGAGAAACGTTGTAAGGAACTTGGTTTTACAGCCTACTTTGACTACTCATGGCAGTGGGCTTATCAGGAGAAATTCAAAGAAGCAGGCTTGACTGCTCTTCTTGGTTCTGGTTTTGACCCAGGTGTGACTAGTGTCTTTTCTGCTTACGCACTTAAACACTATTTTGATGAAATCCACTATATAGACATTTTAGACTGTAATGGTGGTGACCACGGTTATCCATTTGCGACAAACTTCAACCCAGAAATCAATCTACGCGAGGTTTCTGCGCCAGGTTCTTACTGGGAAGATGGAAAATGGGTCGAAGTGGAAGCCATGTCTATCAAGCGCGAGTATGATTTCCCTCAAGTTGGACAAAAAGATATGTATCTCCTTCACCACGAAGAAATCGAATCATTGGCTAAGAACATTCCAGGTGTCAAACGTATTCGTTTCTTTATGACTTTTGGTCAATCTTATCTAACGCATATGAAATGTTTGGAAAATGTAGGGCTCCTTCGTACGGATACTATTAATTTCAATGGTCAAGACATCGTTCCGATTCAATTTTTAAAAGCGCTACTTCCAGATCCTGCAAGCCTTGGTCCACGTACAGTCGGAAAAACCAATATTGGATGTATCTTTACAGGTGTAAAAGATGGCGTTGAAAAGACCATCTACATCTACAATGTCTGCGACCATCAGGAATGTTACGCAGAAGTTGGTTCACAAGCTATTTCTTACACGACAGGCGTTCCAGCCATGATTGGGACAAAATTGGTTATGAACGGTACTTGGAAACAAGCTGGAGTGTATAATCTTGAAGAGTTGGATCCAGATCCATTCATGGAAGCTTTGAATGAGTATGGTTTGCCATGGGTTGTGGTTGAAAATCCACAAATGGTGGACTAA